DNA from Flavobacteriales bacterium:
TCTGCTGGAAAGCGCACTTGGCGCCGTACTCGTGCTCCAGCCGATAGGCGATCACCTCGAACTGCAGCTCGCCGACGCAGCCTACCACTTTCTTGTTGCCGGGCTGCTGGGTGAATAGCTGGGCCACCCCCTCATCGGTGAGCTGGCGGATGCCCTTGTCCAGCTGCTTGGTCTTCATGGGGTCCAGGTTCACCAGCTCGCGGAAGAGCTCGGGGCTGAAGGCCGGTATGCCGCGGAAGGTGAAGCCGGCCCCCTCGGTGAGGGTGTCGCCGATCTTGAAGTTGCCCGTGTCGAAGAGCCCGATGACGTCACCAGGCCAGGCCTCGTCCACGATGGTCTTCTGGGCGGCGAGGAAATTGGTGGGGGTGGCGAAGCGCAGCTGCTTATCGAGCCGCACATGCCTGTAGTAGGTGTTGCGCTGGAACCGGCCGGAGCATACGCGCAGGAAGGCGATGCGGTCGCGGTGGTTGGGATCCAGGTTCGCATGGATCTTGAACACGAAGCCGCTGAACTTCGGATCGTTGGGCTGCACCTCCCCATGGTCGGTATGGCGCGGGCCCGGCGGCGGGGCGATCCCCACGAAGGCGTCGAGCACCTCCTTCACGCCGAAGTTGTTGAAGGCGCTGCCGAAGAAGACCGGCGCGATGCGCCCTGCGCGGTAAGCATCGGTGCTCAGGGGATCGTACACGCCCTCCACGAGGTCGATGTCCTCGCGCAGCTGGCGGGCGGCATCTTCTCCCAGCTGCCGCTGGAGCTCGGGGTCCTGCAGGTCGCTGATCCGGATGCTGCTCTGCTCCACCTTCGTCTTCCCCGGATCGAAGAGCCGCAGGCCCTTGCTGTAAAGGTCGTACACGCCCTGGAAGGTGGCGCCGATGCCGACGGGCCAGCTCATGGGGCGGACCTTGATGGCGAGCTTCTCCTCCAGCTCGTCCAGCAGGTCGAAGGCGTCACGACCTTCGAGATCCAGCTTGTTGATGAACACGATGACCGGTGTGCTCCTCATCCGGCAGACCTCCATGAGACGCTCGGTCTGCGCTTCCACGCCCTTCACGCAGTCGATCACCAGCACCACGCTGTCCACCGCGGTGAGGGTCCGGTAGGTATCCTCGGCGAAGTCGCGGTGGCCGGGGGTATCCAGCAGGTTGATGAGCTTGCCGCCGTACTCGAAGGTCATGACCGAGGTGCTCACCGAGATGCCGCGCTGCCGCTCGATCTCCATGAAGTCGCTGGTCGCACCCCGGCGGATCTTGTTGCTCTTCACCGCCCCGGCGGTCTGGATGGCGCCGCCGTAGAGCAGGAATTTCTCCGTCAGCGTGGTCTTGCCGGCGTCGGGGTGGCTGATGATGGCGAAGGTGCGCCGCCGCTCGATCTCGTCCTGCAAGGCCATGTCGATCCGCTCCGTTGATAAAGGCGGCAAAACTAGGTTTTCGTCGATGCCGCCGCGGAGCGGAAGCCGCGGTTGGGGTAGTTTTGGGCAAACCCTCCCAGGAATGACCCTTCGAACCATACCCGCCGCCTGCGCCCTCGGCCTATGCCTATCGGCCACGGGCCAGGAAACGCCAATCACCCTGCAAGTGGAGCAGGTGGCCACAGGCCTCACCCGCATCACCGACATCAGCCATTGCGGTGACGACCGGCTCTTCCTCACCCTCCAAGGCGGCACCATCCGCATCCTCGATGCGGACAACACCCTGCTGGCCACGCCCTTCCTGAACATCACCAGCCGGGTGAACAGCAGCGGCAATGAGCAGGGCCTGCTCGGTCTCGCCTTCGACCCGGACTATTCCACCAATGGGAGGTTCTATGTGTACTACACCAACGGCAGCGGGTCCGGCACCAGCCGCATCTCCCGGTTCACCGTGTCTGCCGACCCCAACGTGGCCGATCCCGATAGCGAGGAGATCCTTTACACGGCAGCGCAGCCCTACACCAACCATAATGGCGGCGACATCGAATTCGGCCCTGACGGATACCTGTACATCGGCTTCGGCGATGGCGGCAGCGGCGGCGATCCGCAGAACCTGGCGCAGAACATGAGCAGCCCGCTCGGCAAGATGATCCGCATCGACGTGAGCGGCGAAACCGGCTGGGCCGTGCCGCCCGACAACCCCTTCGTGGGCCAGACCAGCGTGCTGCCCGAGATCTGGGCGAGCGGGCTGCGCAATCCCTGGCGCTGGGGCTTCGATGCCGAGACCGGCGATCTCTGGATCGGCGACGTGGGTCAGAATGCCGTGGAAGAGGTGAGCTACTGGCCCGCCGGCGACAACAGCGGCCCCAACTTCGGCTGGCGCTGCTATGAAGCCAACGCAACGTACAACACCGGGGGCTGCCAGCCGGCCTCGGCCTACGTGACACCGGCCACCTCCCATATCCAGAGCCAGCAGGGCTGGTGCTCCGTCATCGGGGGCAGGGTCTACCGCGGAGGCACCTACTGGCGCATCGAGGGGCGGTACATCTACACCGATTACTGCGGAGGCCAGTTCTATGGCCTGCGCCGCGATGAGTTCGGCGCTTGGGTGCGCACCCAGCACCTGGCCAGCGGCCTCTATGGCTTCTCCTGCATCGGTGAGAACAGCGGCGGCGAGCTCTTCGCCGGCAACAACAGCAATGGGCGCCTCTACCGCATCAAGGAGGCTTGCCCCGCACCGGCCCCGGTCATCGCCCTGGATGGCAACGGCCTTGTCTCCACGGCCGCGCTCGGGTATCAATGGTACCTCAATGGCACGGCCATCCCCGGCGCCGTAGGCCAGAGCTACACCCCGACGGAGAACGGCGACTACCGCGTGCTGGCCAATACGGAGACCGGCTGCCAGATCTTCTCCAACATCATCGAGATCACCACCACCGGACTTGCCGAGGGTGATGCGTCCGGGGCGACGGTACGTCCGATCCCGGCCGACGCGGTGATCTGGGTGGACGGCATCAGGGCGCCTGGCGCAGCGGCGGAGCTGCTGGATGCGCAAGGGCGTCGCGTGCGCGCCGCCGCACCGCTCAACAGCGGCTCAATCGCCTTGGACACGCAGGAGCTTCCTGCGGGCCTCTATACCGTGCGGCTCCTCGGCCCCGATGGCACCGTGCTGCTCCGCCGCAACGTGCCGGTGGCGCACTGAGGCGTCCGGACCTGGCAAGAAGCCCTCGCGCATCGGCGCGGGGGCTTCTTGCTGAAGCGCCGTGACCGAGGATGAGCGGTCATACGGAGCACGGGGCGGGGCCTTATGTTCGCGCTGCAGTCCCCATGCGCGAAGCAGCCTTCATCAAGCGGAACCAGGCGAAGTGGCAACGGCTGGAGCAGTCCATCGCCGGGCTGGGACAGCTCAGCGGCGACGAGGCGAGCGACCTCTACATCCAGCTGACGGACGACCTGAGCTACGCCCGCACCTTCTACCCCAAGAGCGCGGTGGTGAGCTACCTGAACGGACTGGCCGTGCGGCTCCACCAGCACATCTACCGCAACAAGCGCACACCGCGCGGCCGATTCATCTCCTTCTGGGCCCGGGAGGTGCCGCAGGCCCTGGCCGAGGCGCGGCGCAACCTGGCACTTTCCTTTGCCATTTTCGCCGTGGCGGTGCTCATCGGCGCAGTGAGCGCCGCGCATGACG
Protein-coding regions in this window:
- a CDS encoding peptide chain release factor 3, with the translated sequence MALQDEIERRRTFAIISHPDAGKTTLTEKFLLYGGAIQTAGAVKSNKIRRGATSDFMEIERQRGISVSTSVMTFEYGGKLINLLDTPGHRDFAEDTYRTLTAVDSVVLVIDCVKGVEAQTERLMEVCRMRSTPVIVFINKLDLEGRDAFDLLDELEEKLAIKVRPMSWPVGIGATFQGVYDLYSKGLRLFDPGKTKVEQSSIRISDLQDPELQRQLGEDAARQLREDIDLVEGVYDPLSTDAYRAGRIAPVFFGSAFNNFGVKEVLDAFVGIAPPPGPRHTDHGEVQPNDPKFSGFVFKIHANLDPNHRDRIAFLRVCSGRFQRNTYYRHVRLDKQLRFATPTNFLAAQKTIVDEAWPGDVIGLFDTGNFKIGDTLTEGAGFTFRGIPAFSPELFRELVNLDPMKTKQLDKGIRQLTDEGVAQLFTQQPGNKKVVGCVGELQFEVIAYRLEHEYGAKCAFQQIAAHKACWMTATDPAALDRFIRVKAQQIVQDKDGNPVFMAPSAYMLDLERRNNPEITFHTTSEFKTETA
- a CDS encoding PQQ-dependent sugar dehydrogenase produces the protein MTLRTIPAACALGLCLSATGQETPITLQVEQVATGLTRITDISHCGDDRLFLTLQGGTIRILDADNTLLATPFLNITSRVNSSGNEQGLLGLAFDPDYSTNGRFYVYYTNGSGSGTSRISRFTVSADPNVADPDSEEILYTAAQPYTNHNGGDIEFGPDGYLYIGFGDGGSGGDPQNLAQNMSSPLGKMIRIDVSGETGWAVPPDNPFVGQTSVLPEIWASGLRNPWRWGFDAETGDLWIGDVGQNAVEEVSYWPAGDNSGPNFGWRCYEANATYNTGGCQPASAYVTPATSHIQSQQGWCSVIGGRVYRGGTYWRIEGRYIYTDYCGGQFYGLRRDEFGAWVRTQHLASGLYGFSCIGENSGGELFAGNNSNGRLYRIKEACPAPAPVIALDGNGLVSTAALGYQWYLNGTAIPGAVGQSYTPTENGDYRVLANTETGCQIFSNIIEITTTGLAEGDASGATVRPIPADAVIWVDGIRAPGAAAELLDAQGRRVRAAAPLNSGSIALDTQELPAGLYTVRLLGPDGTVLLRRNVPVAH